In the genome of Flavobacterium panacagri, one region contains:
- a CDS encoding DUF6443 domain-containing protein yields the protein MRKKIILFIAFFACTLLGYAQSNSSNRTVIEGPDPFPPLGPGDPGIPLDPLDPFAPDQGNNGGGSGGAINPSNRNYIITKIYKKPTTSVLGSPSLDQVQTNITYFDGLGRPIQQIANGQSASSKDIITHIAYDGFGRQIKEYMPYEGSSSYIAFEPNAETGTLNFYNTAKYDNTANPFSEKQIEASPLNRTLKQAAPGNAWALTSGHEIKVDYQTNNSNEVRLFQTNTVWDAGLGLYDISISDQGFYLQNQLYKTVTYDENTTPGTNKGTEEFKNKEGQIVLKRTYDSGTKHDTYYVYDIYGNLTYVLPPKADGIITAAILDGLCYQYKYDNKNRLAEKKLPGKQWEFIVYDKLDRPVVTGPVNSPFNNDASIGWLITKYDVFGRIVYTGWMNQSANSQTRNSLQTAQNSAAVLYETKQTSGTIDGIQAYYSNSIAPTNFKLLTVNYYDNYTFPNAQSQPSSIEGQTVLANIKGIASGNWTRALTTPSSTAGETNTIFYDEKARPIKIYLQNYLGGYTSSVSSIDFAGKTLYTITKHKRTSSSAETTIREEFTYSDQDRLLTHTHQINGGTIELLADNKYDALGQLESKNVGNTKASPLQKIDYKYNIRGWLTAINDVNNLQQNSDPLDLFAFKINYNKQPLNTQVQALFNGNIAETFWKTASDNSLRTYGYVYDDLNRLKSALYGKPNDAIPFSGAYNESLSYDKNGNIKFLHRYGDSDASSIVFKIDDLTYDYLNDNSNQLAKVTENPSGNDNSGFIDGNKTGDDYSYDDNGNMTVDKNKNITLIAYNHLNLPKKITFGTGNTIEYIYNAAGLKLEKIVTQNGNATTTNYLGGFQYKNNTLEFFPTAEGYFDAVNQKYVYQYKDHLGNIRVIYAKNAGNVLEIIDENNYYPFGLKHNGYNGGVASTNSGQKYKYNGKELQDELSLNLYDFGTRNYDPALGRWMNIDPLAEQMRRFSPYNYAFNNPMRFIDPDGMAPYDVTINGDKAQEALAELQKAVGDGITLSLKDGKVGYERNGQGALTKNASDLVNAIDDHSVTASINASGKDYASNGDPLVGNQMGATLNDNGTATGNQEINPSALSEMDAINGKPGQTTLHETMEAFTVGKTALSSGQNIAPATWADGLNPNSPYRLAHDNVTPQSGEIRIFDQKGNETFNPSDKNNWSKVKSNVNELNYGTRKEGSTTPFRLFHTIKR from the coding sequence ATGAGAAAGAAAATAATACTTTTTATAGCATTTTTTGCATGTACTCTTTTGGGATATGCACAAAGTAACAGTTCTAATCGTACTGTCATCGAAGGACCAGACCCATTTCCTCCGTTAGGACCTGGTGATCCAGGTATTCCTTTAGATCCTCTTGACCCTTTTGCTCCAGATCAAGGAAATAACGGAGGAGGTTCAGGAGGAGCCATAAACCCATCAAATCGTAATTACATTATTACCAAAATCTATAAAAAGCCAACGACATCCGTTTTAGGCTCTCCATCCTTGGATCAAGTTCAGACTAATATCACCTATTTTGATGGATTGGGCAGACCCATACAGCAGATTGCAAACGGACAATCGGCATCATCAAAAGATATTATAACTCATATTGCCTATGATGGTTTTGGAAGACAGATTAAGGAGTACATGCCATATGAAGGTTCATCTTCTTACATTGCTTTTGAACCGAATGCTGAAACTGGAACACTAAATTTTTACAATACTGCTAAATATGACAATACTGCAAACCCGTTTTCAGAAAAACAAATTGAAGCTTCTCCTTTAAACAGGACACTAAAGCAAGCTGCGCCTGGAAATGCATGGGCGCTCACCAGTGGACACGAAATAAAAGTAGATTACCAGACTAACAACTCCAATGAAGTAAGACTGTTCCAAACAAATACAGTTTGGGATGCTGGATTAGGCTTGTATGATATAAGTATTTCAGATCAGGGATTTTATCTGCAAAATCAGTTATACAAAACCGTAACTTATGACGAGAATACAACACCAGGAACCAATAAAGGAACAGAAGAGTTCAAAAACAAAGAAGGGCAGATTGTTTTAAAAAGAACCTATGATTCAGGCACCAAACATGACACTTATTATGTATATGATATTTACGGAAACCTGACCTATGTACTACCGCCAAAAGCAGATGGAATTATTACTGCCGCTATTCTCGACGGTTTATGCTATCAATACAAATATGACAACAAGAATAGGCTTGCCGAAAAAAAGCTTCCGGGCAAACAATGGGAGTTTATTGTATACGACAAACTCGATAGACCAGTTGTAACGGGGCCGGTAAATTCGCCATTTAATAACGATGCTTCTATTGGCTGGCTTATTACCAAATATGATGTTTTTGGCAGGATTGTGTATACAGGTTGGATGAATCAGTCTGCCAATTCACAAACTAGAAATTCATTACAGACGGCTCAAAACAGCGCCGCAGTTTTGTATGAAACTAAGCAGACTTCTGGAACTATTGATGGAATTCAGGCGTATTACAGCAATAGTATTGCACCAACTAATTTTAAGCTCTTAACGGTAAATTATTATGACAATTACACCTTTCCAAATGCACAATCTCAACCTTCATCTATAGAAGGGCAGACTGTTTTGGCTAATATAAAAGGAATAGCTTCAGGAAACTGGACAAGAGCTTTAACCACACCATCTTCTACAGCAGGTGAAACCAACACCATTTTTTATGACGAGAAAGCCAGACCTATAAAAATCTACCTTCAAAATTATCTGGGTGGTTATACATCCAGCGTGAGCAGTATTGATTTTGCAGGCAAAACCCTCTACACCATTACTAAACACAAACGCACGTCCAGCAGTGCTGAAACAACGATAAGAGAAGAATTTACTTATTCAGACCAAGATCGCCTGCTTACCCATACGCATCAGATAAACGGCGGAACAATAGAACTGCTGGCCGATAATAAATATGATGCTTTAGGACAGCTCGAAAGCAAAAATGTAGGGAATACTAAAGCAAGCCCGCTGCAGAAAATAGATTATAAATACAACATTAGAGGCTGGCTCACAGCCATAAACGATGTCAATAATTTACAACAGAACTCAGATCCTTTAGATTTGTTTGCTTTTAAAATTAACTATAACAAACAGCCGTTAAACACACAAGTGCAGGCATTATTTAACGGTAACATTGCCGAAACTTTCTGGAAAACAGCCTCAGACAATTCCCTGCGGACTTATGGTTATGTGTATGATGATCTTAACCGTTTAAAGAGTGCTTTGTATGGAAAACCAAACGATGCTATCCCATTCTCTGGGGCTTATAACGAAAGTTTAAGCTATGATAAAAATGGAAATATAAAATTTCTGCACAGATACGGAGACAGTGATGCCTCTTCTATCGTATTTAAAATAGACGATTTAACGTATGATTATTTAAACGACAATTCCAACCAGTTAGCCAAAGTTACAGAAAATCCGTCTGGCAACGACAACTCCGGATTTATAGATGGAAACAAAACAGGCGACGATTACAGTTATGATGATAATGGAAATATGACTGTTGATAAAAATAAAAACATAACTCTTATTGCCTACAACCATTTAAACCTGCCCAAAAAAATAACATTTGGAACAGGAAATACAATTGAGTACATTTACAATGCAGCAGGATTAAAACTGGAGAAAATCGTCACTCAAAATGGTAATGCCACTACAACCAATTATCTAGGAGGTTTCCAATACAAAAACAATACTTTAGAGTTTTTTCCAACCGCAGAAGGCTATTTTGATGCTGTAAACCAAAAGTATGTTTACCAGTACAAGGATCATTTAGGGAACATTCGTGTTATTTATGCTAAAAATGCAGGCAATGTTCTTGAAATTATTGATGAAAACAATTATTATCCCTTTGGTCTCAAGCATAATGGGTATAATGGAGGAGTGGCTTCTACAAATTCAGGACAAAAGTATAAATACAACGGCAAGGAGTTGCAAGATGAGTTATCACTAAACTTGTACGACTTCGGAACAAGAAATTATGACCCTGCTTTAGGGCGCTGGATGAACATTGATCCTCTGGCTGAACAAATGAGAAGATTTAGTCCTTATAATTATGCTTTTAATAATCCTATGCGATTTATTGACCCTGATGGGATGGCTCCTTATGACGTGACAATAAATGGCGACAAAGCTCAGGAAGCCTTAGCAGAGCTACAAAAAGCTGTTGGTGATGGCATAACATTGTCTTTGAAAGATGGAAAAGTTGGATATGAAAGAAATGGACAAGGCGCTCTAACTAAAAACGCGAGTGATTTAGTAAATGCAATCGATGATCATTCTGTAACAGCAAGTATTAATGCCTCTGGTAAAGATTATGCATCCAATGGGGATCCATTAGTAGGAAACCAAATGGGAGCTACTTTAAATGATAACGGTACCGCAACAGGAAATCAGGAGATAAATCCAAGTGCTTTAAGTGAAATGGATGCTATTAATGGCAAACCTGGACAAACGACATTACATGAAACAATGGAAGCTTTTACAGTAGGAAAAACTGCTTTAAGTTCAGGCCAGAATATAGCTCCCGCCACATGGGCAGATGGTTTAAATCCTAATAGCCCTTATAGATTAGCTCATGATAATGTAACTCCGCAATCAGGAGAAATTAGAATTTTTGATCAAAAAGGAAATGAAACT
- a CDS encoding helix-turn-helix domain-containing protein, translating into MDIGFKIKKLRESRNLTQEQLAIQLDISQSELSKIENGKAKKIDFHLMGKVCAFFNKDFVYFQEKQDPVKILDNFNIDISTEKILEELSRISNEYKKKLNDTK; encoded by the coding sequence ATGGATATCGGGTTTAAAATCAAGAAATTAAGAGAGTCAAGAAATTTAACGCAGGAACAATTGGCTATACAATTAGACATTTCGCAAAGTGAGTTGTCCAAGATTGAAAATGGAAAAGCCAAAAAAATTGATTTCCATCTTATGGGGAAAGTCTGTGCTTTTTTTAATAAAGATTTTGTTTATTTCCAGGAGAAGCAGGATCCAGTAAAAATTCTGGACAACTTTAATATTGATATTTCAACTGAAAAAATTTTAGAAGAATTAAGCAGAATATCAAACGAATACAAGAAGAAATTAAACGATACCAAATAA
- a CDS encoding T9SS type A sorting domain-containing protein, producing the protein MKKLYFLFLMSISVSYSQDILWEKSYGGIHSDYLFDAQPTADYGFILAGSSLSNKTGNKTDDNSGDLDYWIWKMTEKGELDWQKSFGGSGFDLLQSIRNTRDGGFILAGSSSSGKNFQKKENCKGLTDFWVIKLDATGQEQWQRTIGGEGQDDLVCAFQTRDGGFILGGSSSSNPVSEANIRIEGKTSEIPKTDLFSKSEECRGNLDYWILKLDKQGAIEWQKTYGGKYTDILRSMEQTSDNGYILVGYSNSPVSGDKTEHNNGSGDYWILKLDDQGKIQWQKSYGADGDDQPYVIHQTMDGGFVVGGNSNSKNPLTPLGGIVSKGTDFWVLKLDSERGVVWSKTYDFGDVDILTSLVENKDQTYLIGGYAKTEHKQSLIGNALKKVAVGKDKDGINDYIAMKIDEKGEVIWNKTVGSAGDDILRKLIETRDGGYLMAGTSDSGASKDKKSNIGGNDFWVVKLKDKAKVEKVKASIEAIPNPAVTYTNVIVGYDFKEGTASVIDMLGRTLQRFSIKSRTVPVDMSRYAEGVYIVKIQTDVKTESVKVIKAFR; encoded by the coding sequence ATGAAAAAACTGTACTTCTTATTTCTTATGAGTATTTCGGTTAGTTATTCCCAAGACATTCTATGGGAGAAATCTTATGGAGGAATTCACTCCGATTATCTTTTTGATGCACAGCCTACAGCCGATTACGGTTTTATTCTGGCAGGAAGTTCACTCTCTAACAAAACGGGGAATAAAACCGATGATAATAGCGGGGATTTAGATTATTGGATTTGGAAAATGACCGAAAAAGGGGAGCTGGACTGGCAGAAAAGTTTTGGAGGTTCAGGTTTTGATTTGCTCCAAAGTATAAGAAATACTAGAGACGGTGGCTTTATTCTAGCAGGAAGTTCCAGTTCTGGAAAAAACTTTCAAAAGAAAGAAAATTGCAAAGGACTTACTGATTTTTGGGTAATAAAATTAGATGCTACGGGTCAAGAACAATGGCAGAGAACAATTGGAGGAGAGGGACAAGACGACTTGGTATGCGCTTTCCAAACGAGAGATGGAGGTTTTATACTGGGAGGATCTTCGAGTTCTAATCCTGTTTCGGAGGCCAATATTAGAATTGAGGGAAAAACTTCTGAAATCCCAAAGACAGATTTATTTAGCAAATCTGAAGAATGTCGAGGCAATCTTGATTACTGGATACTAAAACTAGATAAACAAGGAGCAATTGAATGGCAGAAAACCTATGGAGGAAAATATACTGACATTCTAAGAAGCATGGAACAAACTTCTGATAACGGTTATATACTAGTAGGTTACTCTAATTCTCCAGTATCGGGAGATAAGACAGAACACAACAATGGATCTGGCGATTATTGGATTTTAAAACTAGATGATCAAGGCAAAATTCAATGGCAGAAATCGTATGGGGCAGATGGAGACGACCAGCCTTATGTTATTCATCAAACAATGGACGGCGGTTTTGTTGTAGGAGGAAATTCTAATAGTAAGAATCCTTTAACTCCATTGGGAGGTATTGTGAGTAAAGGAACGGATTTCTGGGTTTTAAAACTAGATTCAGAGAGAGGAGTAGTTTGGAGCAAAACCTACGATTTTGGAGATGTAGACATTTTAACTTCACTGGTAGAGAACAAAGATCAAACCTATCTAATTGGCGGCTATGCCAAGACAGAGCATAAACAATCCTTAATTGGAAATGCATTGAAGAAAGTTGCAGTTGGAAAAGATAAAGACGGAATCAACGATTATATAGCAATGAAAATTGATGAAAAAGGAGAAGTAATCTGGAATAAAACCGTAGGAAGTGCAGGAGATGATATTTTAAGAAAGTTAATAGAAACTCGTGATGGCGGTTATTTGATGGCTGGAACTTCAGATTCTGGAGCTTCTAAAGATAAAAAGTCAAATATTGGCGGAAATGATTTTTGGGTTGTGAAACTAAAAGACAAAGCAAAAGTAGAAAAAGTTAAGGCAAGTATTGAAGCAATTCCTAATCCTGCAGTAACCTATACCAATGTCATCGTTGGTTATGATTTTAAAGAAGGGACTGCCTCTGTTATAGATATGCTGGGAAGGACATTACAGCGATTCAGTATTAAAAGCCGCACAGTTCCTGTAGATATGAGCCGTTATGCAGAAGGAGTTTACATCGTAAAAATTCAGACAGATGTGAAAACGGAATCGGTTAAGGTTATTAAAGCGTTTAGGTAA